Proteins encoded in a region of the Isosphaeraceae bacterium EP7 genome:
- a CDS encoding EscU/YscU/HrcU family type III secretion system export apparatus switch protein — protein MSEDAEDRTLAPSKRRLLMAREHGQVPHSPELTAAAGLLAGVALLGIWGDALANGLVALISLPLSGSIGPEIDPSSLVDSLREPLLSSMLPLLGIVGGAWLAAILAHQTQVMGLFAPQLLVPDIARLSGHGESLVSRGSRGLWGLARATLIVLAAAWLICWRLPAWQSLADLGIGGVAIASARAARELVGALALATTALGLVDLAMRHRQFTTRLMSTPEESRQEAKASDGDPALRTRRRKQAEAWRKEPTDALVGARLILTGPAGLTLVLSGGPPPKPILVRAVVRGPGGLRLRTQAEIERIPLLHNPAAARRFARRGGATPEALALLAAAWPRKPAESVVANGAEIAAN, from the coding sequence GTGTCGGAAGACGCCGAAGACAGGACACTGGCCCCTTCCAAGCGTCGGCTCTTGATGGCCCGAGAGCACGGCCAGGTCCCCCATAGTCCCGAGTTGACTGCCGCTGCCGGGCTGCTCGCCGGCGTAGCCCTGCTCGGAATCTGGGGTGACGCCCTGGCCAATGGCCTCGTCGCGCTGATCTCCCTGCCTCTCTCCGGGTCGATTGGCCCCGAGATCGACCCTTCCTCACTGGTTGATTCCCTGCGAGAACCGCTCCTCTCGTCCATGTTGCCGTTGCTGGGCATCGTCGGCGGCGCATGGCTGGCGGCGATCCTGGCCCACCAGACGCAGGTCATGGGCCTCTTCGCCCCGCAACTCCTTGTGCCCGACATCGCACGCCTCTCGGGCCACGGGGAGAGCCTAGTCTCGCGCGGTTCGCGTGGGCTCTGGGGCCTGGCCCGGGCGACGCTCATCGTCTTGGCCGCGGCCTGGCTCATCTGCTGGCGGCTTCCCGCCTGGCAGAGCCTGGCCGACCTGGGCATCGGCGGCGTCGCGATCGCTTCGGCGCGTGCCGCCCGCGAGCTCGTGGGGGCACTCGCCCTGGCCACCACGGCGCTTGGCCTGGTGGACCTTGCTATGCGTCATCGCCAGTTCACGACCCGGCTGATGTCGACCCCCGAGGAAAGTCGCCAGGAGGCCAAGGCCTCCGATGGTGACCCGGCCTTGCGTACCCGACGCCGCAAGCAAGCCGAGGCCTGGCGAAAGGAGCCGACCGACGCCCTCGTCGGGGCTCGACTGATCCTGACCGGCCCCGCCGGCCTGACCCTGGTGCTCAGCGGAGGCCCACCCCCCAAGCCCATCCTGGTCCGGGCCGTCGTCCGCGGCCCTGGCGGCCTTCGACTCAGAACTCAGGCCGAAATCGAGCGAATCCCACTCCTCCACAACCCCGCCGCCGCCCGTCGCTTCGCCCGCAGAGGAGGGGCGACTCCCGAAGCCCTCGCGCTTCTCGCTGCCGCCTGGCCCCGCAAGCCGGCCGAATCCGTCGTTGCAAACGGCGCCGAGATCGCAGCGAACTAA
- a CDS encoding sigma-70 family RNA polymerase sigma factor — MDDSPVAATTLLTMGNDDPTDAALVARVLEGEAEAFGDLYDRYARLVRAVLQGSARGDAAVQDLTQDCFLRAYRNLGRLRQPDRFGAWIVGIARQVARERRRASRRDRLRFPGSESPEAWSDPDQDGSLEVAEEHESVARGLACLPERERLAIHAFYLQEKDAGQAATLLRLSRSGFYALLSRAIARLAANVGRAEKEA, encoded by the coding sequence TTGGACGATTCGCCCGTCGCGGCCACTACTCTGCTGACGATGGGCAACGACGATCCGACCGATGCAGCTCTGGTGGCCAGGGTCCTGGAGGGTGAGGCCGAGGCATTCGGCGACCTCTACGACCGTTACGCGCGCCTCGTCCGGGCCGTCCTTCAGGGCTCGGCGAGGGGCGATGCGGCCGTCCAGGATCTGACGCAGGACTGTTTCCTGCGGGCCTACCGCAACCTCGGCCGGCTGCGTCAACCGGATCGGTTCGGAGCCTGGATTGTTGGGATCGCCCGGCAAGTGGCGCGAGAGCGTCGGCGAGCCTCTCGCCGCGACCGGCTCAGGTTCCCCGGCTCCGAATCGCCCGAAGCCTGGTCCGATCCGGATCAGGACGGGTCGCTCGAAGTCGCCGAGGAACACGAGTCGGTCGCTCGCGGGCTGGCTTGCCTTCCCGAGCGTGAACGTCTGGCCATCCACGCGTTCTACCTGCAAGAGAAGGACGCAGGGCAGGCGGCAACGCTCCTGAGGCTGTCGCGATCCGGGTTCTATGCGCTGCTGAGCCGGGCCATCGCCCGGCTTGCGGCCAACGTCGGCCGGGCCGAGAAGGAGGCGTAG
- a CDS encoding flagellar biosynthetic protein FliO, producing MHLRRPAGPPATPRAVAARLVLLTWLVCVGISTPAKAVEPPATLALPSTARDHEPAGRIPRTNKGARGSVAEPASSGFWWLGTAGVGLALAAFGWASLAARGYRPGGDPATLRVLGRTSLGSKQAVSLVQVGDRILIVGTGAQGAPSLLGEIDDADEIGRLAGVGRRPAVTPLLASTRAATLATRDARRGEGA from the coding sequence ATGCATTTGCGAAGGCCCGCGGGACCGCCCGCGACACCTCGAGCCGTCGCGGCCCGCCTCGTCCTGCTGACGTGGCTTGTCTGCGTCGGGATCTCTACGCCTGCGAAGGCCGTTGAGCCTCCGGCGACGCTCGCCCTGCCCTCGACGGCCCGCGATCACGAACCCGCCGGGCGCATCCCTCGGACGAACAAAGGGGCCCGCGGCAGCGTCGCCGAGCCCGCTTCGTCGGGGTTCTGGTGGCTGGGAACGGCCGGGGTGGGCCTGGCCCTCGCGGCCTTCGGATGGGCTAGCCTGGCGGCTCGCGGCTATCGGCCCGGAGGAGATCCGGCGACCCTGCGGGTGCTGGGCCGCACGTCCCTCGGCTCCAAGCAAGCGGTTTCTCTGGTGCAAGTCGGCGACCGTATTCTGATTGTCGGCACCGGCGCCCAGGGGGCTCCATCCTTGCTCGGAGAAATCGACGATGCCGACGAGATCGGCCGGCTCGCAGGCGTCGGCAGGCGGCCCGCCGTCACGCCACTTCTGGCTTCGACGCGTGCCGCGACCCTCGCCACCCGGGACGCCCGGCGGGGGGAAGGCGCATGA
- a CDS encoding MFS transporter — MFALAVLFGMNLLNYVDRYVFFSVKELVARDLNLDDTRLGWLDVSFMIVYTLASPLVGWMGDRYHRRRLMAFGVALWSVATVGSSFATDFSHLFFWRSLLGIGEASYGILAPTLLADLFPPKWRGRAMGVYFMALPLGGAVGYGIGGWVGEHYGWRHAFWIVGLPGLAASLAALVIHDPGRGGSAGSDSSKKPGWPEYLSILKTRSFVYNTAGLAAVTFATGAFAAWGAVFYQRVRGMSPGETGIIGVLMGLGGAVGIGLGTWGADRLQRRMRRAYMIWGGAAVALALPLSIGAIMDPNRVASLSLLFLASVVMSSVLGPCNTVTANVVPADRRAAGYAISIFLMHLFGDISSPLMIGFLSDLFGKPSITGSGLGIWLTSVGAGAVPSPAGPTNLIVGMLTLVPMLALGSIFFSIGSRYLPADQERARLAGGDGAGPVFYH, encoded by the coding sequence TTGTTCGCTCTCGCCGTCCTGTTCGGCATGAACCTGCTGAACTATGTGGACCGCTACGTGTTCTTCTCCGTGAAGGAGCTGGTCGCCCGCGACCTGAACCTCGACGACACGCGCCTGGGCTGGCTCGACGTCTCATTCATGATCGTATACACGCTGGCGTCGCCGCTGGTCGGCTGGATGGGCGACCGCTACCACAGGCGACGGCTGATGGCCTTCGGCGTGGCGCTCTGGAGCGTGGCGACGGTCGGGTCCTCGTTCGCGACCGACTTCAGCCATCTCTTCTTCTGGCGATCCTTGCTCGGCATCGGCGAGGCCAGTTATGGAATTCTGGCCCCGACCTTACTTGCTGACCTCTTCCCGCCGAAATGGCGGGGTCGCGCGATGGGCGTTTACTTCATGGCTCTGCCGCTAGGCGGCGCGGTCGGCTACGGGATCGGCGGCTGGGTCGGCGAGCATTACGGCTGGCGCCACGCCTTCTGGATCGTTGGCCTCCCCGGCCTTGCCGCGTCGCTGGCCGCGCTCGTGATCCACGACCCGGGCCGGGGGGGCTCCGCCGGATCGGACAGCTCAAAAAAGCCGGGCTGGCCTGAATATCTCAGCATCCTGAAGACCCGCAGCTTCGTCTACAACACGGCGGGCCTGGCCGCCGTCACGTTCGCCACGGGCGCCTTCGCCGCCTGGGGCGCGGTGTTCTACCAGCGGGTCCGCGGGATGTCGCCCGGTGAGACGGGCATCATCGGCGTTCTGATGGGGCTCGGCGGCGCGGTCGGAATCGGCCTGGGCACCTGGGGGGCCGATCGACTCCAGCGGCGGATGCGCCGGGCTTACATGATCTGGGGAGGGGCGGCGGTGGCGCTGGCGTTGCCGCTCAGCATCGGCGCCATCATGGACCCGAACAGGGTGGCGAGCCTGAGTCTGCTGTTCCTCGCGTCGGTGGTGATGTCGTCGGTACTCGGCCCTTGCAACACGGTGACGGCCAACGTCGTGCCGGCCGATCGCCGCGCGGCGGGCTACGCGATCAGCATCTTCCTGATGCATCTCTTCGGCGACATCAGCTCGCCGCTGATGATCGGCTTCCTTTCCGACCTGTTCGGGAAGCCCTCGATCACGGGCTCGGGCCTGGGCATCTGGCTGACCTCTGTGGGTGCCGGCGCGGTCCCCTCTCCTGCGGGCCCAACGAACCTCATCGTGGGGATGCTCACGCTGGTGCCGATGCTGGCGCTCGGCTCGATCTTCTTCTCGATCGGCTCGCGTTACCTGCCTGCCGACCAGGAGCGCGCCCGCCTGGCCGGCGGCGACGGAGCGGGCCCGGTGTTCTACCACTGA
- a CDS encoding FliG C-terminal domain-containing protein yields the protein MIRADARTPTNGQAVPDPHLHGVESADDGSSQIRKAAILVISLEQPLAQLLLAQLDRASVEAVTLEIARLDRIAPAEQQAVLEEFYGLGLRRLRFVFDDVVTMDDRDLCSAFHDEDAATWALALAGAARPAREKLLRALPAGSADALAFELARVGHFKLDDAEAAQSELADRLRQLHDLGLLTLPDPSGQEEILV from the coding sequence ATGATCCGCGCCGACGCCAGGACCCCTACCAACGGCCAGGCCGTCCCCGATCCGCACCTCCACGGCGTCGAATCCGCCGATGATGGCTCGTCGCAGATCCGCAAGGCGGCCATCCTCGTCATCAGCTTGGAGCAACCCCTTGCCCAGCTTCTCCTTGCGCAGCTCGACCGGGCGTCCGTCGAGGCCGTGACCCTCGAAATCGCACGGCTCGATCGCATCGCACCCGCTGAACAACAAGCCGTCCTTGAGGAATTTTACGGCCTGGGTCTCAGGCGGCTCCGATTCGTGTTCGATGACGTGGTCACGATGGACGATAGAGACTTGTGCAGCGCGTTCCATGACGAAGATGCCGCGACCTGGGCCCTGGCCCTGGCCGGTGCCGCCAGGCCCGCGCGTGAAAAGCTGCTCAGGGCGCTCCCGGCCGGTTCGGCCGACGCCCTGGCCTTCGAACTCGCGCGGGTGGGCCACTTCAAGCTGGACGACGCGGAGGCCGCGCAGTCCGAGCTGGCCGATCGGCTCCGCCAGCTCCACGACCTCGGTCTCTTGACGCTTCCGGACCCGAGCGGCCAGGAGGAAATCCTTGTCTGA
- a CDS encoding FliG C-terminal domain-containing protein gives MSDLVEIEDLGSLDSGDLRAVLNQVTPGEVLEALIGAPAFVRKQILTKLPAAFAAQIERTMEDYGPVSLESVRLAQRAVVEALCRLSRFSQVAFDDPEDMADMVA, from the coding sequence TTGTCTGACCTCGTCGAGATCGAAGACCTCGGCTCCTTGGATTCGGGCGACCTGCGGGCCGTCCTCAACCAGGTGACCCCCGGCGAAGTGTTGGAGGCCCTCATCGGTGCCCCCGCCTTCGTCCGCAAGCAAATCCTCACCAAGCTTCCCGCCGCCTTCGCCGCTCAGATCGAGCGGACGATGGAGGATTACGGGCCGGTCTCCCTGGAGTCCGTCCGCCTGGCACAGAGGGCCGTCGTCGAGGCGCTCTGTCGACTTAGCCGCTTCAGCCAGGTCGCCTTCGACGACCCCGAAGATATGGCCGATATGGTCGCCTGA
- a CDS encoding flagellar biosynthetic protein FliQ, producing the protein MDSSLVVDWSAEALRMALLLGGPLLVVALVVGLLVGVAQTLTQMHEPVVAMVPRLVAVLLAAMVALPWLVSRWVSYTVELIGSIPDKL; encoded by the coding sequence ATGGATAGCTCGCTCGTTGTCGACTGGTCGGCCGAAGCCCTACGCATGGCGCTCCTGCTGGGCGGGCCTCTGCTGGTGGTGGCCCTGGTGGTAGGCCTGCTCGTCGGTGTGGCCCAGACCCTGACCCAGATGCACGAGCCCGTCGTGGCGATGGTCCCGCGCCTCGTCGCGGTGCTGCTCGCGGCGATGGTCGCGCTCCCCTGGCTGGTCTCCCGCTGGGTGTCCTACACCGTCGAGCTGATCGGCTCGATCCCGGACAAGCTCTGA
- a CDS encoding flagellar type III secretion system pore protein FliP, with amino-acid sequence MSMNLLKNPSRSLVLALSVATLFAILGAGPEEQPPQVRLNRAPQSVKAKPVVTVPPAVTGVSSVQPAISPADPSIQQAQAPAASASTGSPAMQPTDWFKNLQGVPLFAAVSLAPAAVLMVTAFVRINIVLVLLRQALGSPQVPGNQVLSALALLLTALVMRPVATDVYDHAITPFAEHRLDATQAWEAGSAPIKAFMLRQIVRTGHQGYLEELHDLTAPPGPGRVEPDYVDEFPLIVVAPAYLLSELTTALWIGFAIYLPFLVVDLVVSAVLAAMGLFMLPPSLVSMPLKLILFVLADGWMLVAGMLLRGFS; translated from the coding sequence ATGAGCATGAACCTCCTCAAGAATCCGTCACGTTCGCTCGTCCTCGCTCTGAGTGTCGCGACTCTTTTCGCGATCCTCGGGGCCGGCCCCGAGGAGCAACCGCCCCAGGTTCGCCTCAACCGAGCCCCTCAGTCCGTGAAGGCCAAGCCAGTCGTCACGGTACCGCCAGCCGTCACTGGCGTCTCGTCGGTCCAACCCGCGATCAGTCCCGCTGATCCTTCGATCCAGCAGGCCCAGGCTCCGGCTGCCTCGGCATCGACCGGGTCGCCGGCCATGCAGCCGACGGACTGGTTCAAGAATCTGCAAGGCGTGCCGCTCTTTGCCGCTGTGTCACTGGCGCCCGCGGCGGTGCTGATGGTCACGGCCTTCGTGCGCATCAACATCGTGCTCGTTCTCCTGCGTCAGGCCCTCGGCAGCCCGCAGGTCCCCGGCAACCAGGTGCTCTCCGCCCTTGCCTTGCTGCTCACGGCCCTGGTGATGAGGCCCGTGGCGACCGACGTCTACGACCACGCCATCACCCCGTTCGCCGAGCATCGCCTGGATGCGACCCAGGCCTGGGAGGCCGGCTCCGCCCCGATCAAGGCGTTCATGCTCCGGCAGATCGTCCGCACGGGCCATCAGGGATACCTCGAAGAGCTGCACGACCTCACCGCCCCCCCCGGGCCCGGCCGCGTCGAGCCCGACTACGTCGACGAGTTCCCCTTGATCGTGGTCGCCCCGGCTTATCTGCTCAGCGAGCTGACGACGGCCCTCTGGATCGGCTTCGCCATCTACCTCCCGTTCCTGGTGGTCGACCTCGTCGTCTCCGCCGTACTGGCCGCGATGGGCCTGTTCATGCTCCCTCCTTCGCTGGTCTCGATGCCATTGAAGCTGATCCTATTCGTGCTGGCCGACGGCTGGATGCTCGTCGCCGGCATGCTCCTCCGCGGCTTCTCCTAG
- a CDS encoding flagellar biosynthetic protein FliR — translation MTQASWAQLTGLQAWWPVALVAARLFGLASVAPALGTPGLGARMRLILAGLLGLSLAPAVLRAGALSAEALPWPGLPAGVTSLLAEVVTGGALGLSAALIVAGARQAGEIVGFQAGLSPAALFDPEAGDWLTPLGHLYGAVAVATFLALDGPWVLVKSVIESYQVVPLGGLPLTEHLAAWAFARVGDALSLAIRAAAPPALAIALAGFAVGLLGRAAPSLQLVALALPVRFLVGLLTVGLGVATLAATFSNAWQDWAVAGLTE, via the coding sequence ATGACCCAAGCAAGCTGGGCTCAGCTCACCGGATTACAGGCCTGGTGGCCCGTCGCCCTGGTCGCCGCGCGCCTCTTCGGCCTGGCCTCGGTCGCCCCCGCCCTCGGCACGCCGGGCCTTGGTGCCAGGATGCGCCTGATCCTCGCCGGGCTCCTGGGCCTTTCCCTGGCCCCGGCCGTCCTGCGTGCCGGCGCACTGTCCGCCGAGGCGCTTCCGTGGCCAGGCTTGCCCGCCGGAGTCACGTCGCTGCTGGCCGAGGTCGTCACCGGCGGCGCGCTCGGACTCTCGGCGGCGTTGATCGTGGCCGGTGCTCGGCAGGCCGGCGAGATCGTCGGGTTCCAGGCGGGCCTCTCGCCGGCGGCCCTCTTCGACCCCGAGGCGGGCGACTGGCTCACTCCGCTGGGGCACCTCTATGGCGCCGTGGCCGTCGCGACGTTTCTCGCGCTCGACGGCCCCTGGGTCCTGGTCAAGTCGGTCATCGAGAGCTATCAGGTCGTCCCGCTGGGCGGCCTCCCGCTCACCGAGCACCTGGCCGCCTGGGCCTTCGCCCGCGTCGGCGACGCCCTCTCGTTGGCCATCCGCGCGGCCGCCCCGCCGGCGTTGGCGATCGCGCTGGCCGGATTCGCCGTGGGACTTCTGGGCCGTGCCGCCCCGTCGCTCCAGCTCGTCGCCCTGGCCCTTCCGGTCCGCTTCCTCGTCGGGCTGCTGACGGTCGGCCTCGGTGTCGCGACGCTCGCCGCAACCTTCTCGAATGCCTGGCAAGATTGGGCCGTGGCGGGATTGACCGAATAA